CGGCGATGCGCAGCTTAAGGCCTTCCGCAGCAATCCGGCCAATAAGGGCAAGGTGCTCGACACCGGGCTATGGCGCTTTACGCGCCACCCCAATTATTTCGGCGACGCTTGCACATGGTGGGGTATCTGGCTGGTTGCGGCCGAAACCGGGCCGGTCGGCTGGGTGAGCGTCATCGGCCCGATCTTCCTGACCTTCACTTTGACCAAATGGTCGGGCAAGCCCTTGCTCGAACGCAGCCTTAAGAAAAACCGGCCCGATTATGCCGCCTATATCGAGCGGACTTCCGGCTTTTTCCCATTGCCGCCTAAAAAATAAATGTTGGGGATTTGTCATTCCTGCGAAAGCGGGAATCCATGGTCTGTCGGGTCAAAGTAAACCGACACTTCCTATCATGGATTCCCCATCAAGTCGGGGATGACAATTTTTCACAGCGGCCGGCTCACTTCACCAGCCAGACCTCACCATAGCCGTTAAATGCCGGCGCGACCTTGTGCTTCACCTCCCGGCCCGGCGCGAAGGCAAGATCGGGGAAGCGTTCGAACAGCAAGGGCAATGCGATTTTCGCCTGCGCCTTGCCGAGCCCTGCACCCAGGCAATAATGCGCGCCGCCGCCAAAAGCGAAATGCTGCACATTTTTCCGTTCAATATCAAATTTATGCGGGTCAGGGTTCATTTCGGGATCCAAATGCACGCCGAAGAGCGACATGTGGATCGTATCACCCTTGGAAATCTGCTTGTCGGCGACCTGCATATCTTGGTGCGCGCTGCGTAGCACCTGCGTCACCGGCGGCTCGACCCGCAGGATTTCATCCATCGCATTGTCATGCAAATCGGGGCGCGCCTTGAACTTGGCAAGCTGATCCGGATTTTTCAACAATTGGACGACGCCCGCCCCGAGCATGTCGGTGGTGGTCGAATTGCCTGCAATCAGCAGCAAGCGGATAAGCAGCACGATATCCTGTGTGGTAAGGCTGTCGCCCTCCTCCTCAGCCTGCGCAAGGCGGGTGATCAGGTCGTCGCTCGGCTGGGTCCGGCGAATATCGACTTCGCGCGCCAGATAATCGGCAAGCACGGTCGTCGATTCCTCATATAGCGCGGTCTGCTCGGGCGTGCGGAAAGGGTTCAGCGCCTGCATGCAGCCCAGCGACCAGCGGCGGAAATCCTTGCGGTCTGCGGCATTGATGCCAAGCAATTCGGCCATGACAGTCGTGGGCAAGGGCGAACCGAACAGCGCGACAAAATCAAACTCGCCTTCTGCCGCTTCAATATCGTCGGCAAGGCCGCGGGCAATTTCTTCGATCCGCGGCAATAACGCATCGACAGAGCGTTTGTTGAACGCTTTTAGCACCAAGGTTCGCTGCCGTTTATGCTCGGGATCGTCGAGCATCAGGATCGACAATTCCTTGCTGTTATTGCCGTAGAGCGTCTTGGAGAAACTGCCTTCATTCGCCTTGCGCGGGTCGGCATTCAGGTCGCGATTCTTGATCAGTTCCGACACCTCCTTGCCGCGCGTCAGGAAATAACGGCCCAATGCCTGATCATGGTGCACCGGATCGGCGGCGCGCAGACGATCAAGCGGCACCCAAGGCGTTTCGCGATAGGTCGGATCAAGCGCAGAAAGCTGGTAGCCGGTGGGAAGCGGCTGATCTTCATCGGACATTTTATATCGACCCCCTCATGTATACCACCTATCCAAAGGATAAGCAGACTGAGCAGCAATTCAAGGCATAGCGCGCATCAATCAGCGAAGGATTTCAGCGCACCGGCATTTCGCGCGTTAGCATCGCCGCAGCCCTGTACAGCGCGATCAGTTCGGCAAAATCAAATTCGGCGCGGATCGGCAGGTCGCCCGACAGTCGCGTCTCGATCACGACAGGCACCGGACCTTCCTGCTTCAACAGGGCATCGCTATAATCCGGGCCTTCGAACACCGCCGTCCAGGCTGCGGCATCATCCGGATCGCCGAGTGACTGGTTCAGCCATTCCGCCATCACCGGTGGACGTGCGCCCGCCGTCAAGGTCACCGGTGCGAGCGGGCGTCCGGTGCCATCAGGCCAGTCATAGGCGCTGATCGACAGGCCAAGGCGGTAATCTTCATTCTGGTTCTGCAAGACGAGCAGGCTCGCCCCCTTGGCGCCAAAGCCGGTCGTGCACTGCATCACCGCCGCTGCGCCGCCGCGATAGCAGCGATATTCTCCCTTGCGGGTCGGATAGGTAGCCGCCGGGGTTTCGCCGCTCAGCGAAAAGACGATGCTGTCGCCTTGATACAAGGCGCGCAATTTTGTGCCGTCGCGGATAAAATCCTCAACAAGGGCAATACCGATAGTGCGGGTCTTGCCGTCAAGCGTTTGGGCACAGCGCAACCGGCCACCAAATTGGGCGCGCGTGACCGTACTGGGCATCAATTGCGGGGTGCGAGCAAACCCGATCTGGTCAGCGCGCGCAGACAGCGCCGGGGACAGTTGGTCGGTTATGCTGCAACTTGGCACCGTCCCGCGGTCGGCAAGGTCAACCTCGGGATTGGCCAGCACAGAAGTTGCTGAAGCGAAGGCGAATAAGCCGGCGACAAGGAATGATAATGCGCGCTTGCGATCCATGTTGATGCCCTAGCTGCCCCGATAGCGACCGACAAGCACCGCTTGCGCTGTGCCGCGACACCGCACATATGTTCGGCCATGAATATCTTGCGCTCGATCAGCTTCGGTTTTGCCCTATTGCTTGCCGCAAGCGAACTGGCCCGCTGGGCGGGGGACATCCGCCTGATCCCTCTGGCTTTTGACGAGCTTGCCGTGGCAGCCGCCCTTTTCGCCGCAGCCTGGATGCTTCCACGCACCGGACCTGCCCCATTGGCGGCGGCATGGGGGCTGTTCAGCGGGCTGATGCTCGGCCTTTTCGTCCCGACGCTGGACCATCTGCTGTTCGGGCCACCCAAACAGGGCGCACTGTTTTACAGCATCGTTCTGGGCGTGATGATGGCCGGAGGATTATGGGCGACATGGGTCGCGGCGCGGGCATCCTCTAATCGGGCCGCATTACCTGCGTCAGACTAAGCCCGTTTCCGTCGGGATCAGAAAAAAACGCAACCTTTGCCGAACCATCAGGCGCGGTCCAGATCCCGGATGCGTCCTGCC
This portion of the Sphingobium sp. genome encodes:
- a CDS encoding cytochrome P450, coding for MSDEDQPLPTGYQLSALDPTYRETPWVPLDRLRAADPVHHDQALGRYFLTRGKEVSELIKNRDLNADPRKANEGSFSKTLYGNNSKELSILMLDDPEHKRQRTLVLKAFNKRSVDALLPRIEEIARGLADDIEAAEGEFDFVALFGSPLPTTVMAELLGINAADRKDFRRWSLGCMQALNPFRTPEQTALYEESTTVLADYLAREVDIRRTQPSDDLITRLAQAEEEGDSLTTQDIVLLIRLLLIAGNSTTTDMLGAGVVQLLKNPDQLAKFKARPDLHDNAMDEILRVEPPVTQVLRSAHQDMQVADKQISKGDTIHMSLFGVHLDPEMNPDPHKFDIERKNVQHFAFGGGAHYCLGAGLGKAQAKIALPLLFERFPDLAFAPGREVKHKVAPAFNGYGEVWLVK